TGCTTTAAGAGAGAATAAAATAGTTAAAGGAATCCTTTTACCATCATGCGATATCACTTGTTTTTCTTGACAGGAATAAATTTCAGCAAAGTCACTCCATCTCTGTACTCCATTATTCTGAATGTTGTGTTCCTTCTTTAAAGGGGTGCCCAGAAACTCATTTCTGCTTCTCTCTCCATTGTTAGAGAGGTATTTTGTATTGTGGTTAATTACTTCTTCTTGATGAATGACAGAGAACGTTCTTCTAGACATATCATAGTCAACAATAACATCAGGCATCTGTATTTCAAAAGAGAAACAGTGAGAAGCACATAATGTTACTTGGTCGTACAGGTAGACACCTGCTAGGGTGCTACAGTAGGTAGAAGTCTCTAACTATGACAGGAATAGGGAGTAAAGGTGTATTTCtaatgaaaatatcaaaattttcatgatGCTTGCCAACTCTTTAACCCGACTAGTTTAGGCTTGGCGTAATTGTTGGgttctttttcaaattaaagaGAAACTTAGTAAAAGAATGATTTAGTATAGGGAAACAAGCTGAATATTTATACGTTACAGCATGATTAGCATTTAGGTATTAagactcttttttaaaaatattgaggtATTGAGACTATATAACAGAAATTGTGTTAAATTTTTATGGAATAAAGAGAGAATACCTCAAAGTGGAGTAATATGCAATTATGGATACAAGCTTATCAAACAATAATGTTGATTAGTCGAGATACAAGAATAAAGTTGAAAAGTAAAAATGTGACATCCAACAGGATGCAGATCATTTGAGGACAATTCACAACACTAACATGGGGTAGGAAAAAAAGTTAGCAAGCATTACCACTGGGGAAGAAACAACAGCACGGTATACAGATCGTGTGAAATCATGATTTGATCCTGGAGCTATTGTACACATATCAGAGGGAAGAGGAAAGAACCATGGGTTAAGTTCATCAATCTTCATTTGTTCCTGCACCACACGTAGACATTAACAAACAAGAGAATTTTAATCAAGGTGACAAAATAGTTTCAAACTAAAAAAAGTGACACAAGTTTTAATTATACCTTACAATTGATGATCGTTCGCATATCTACAGAGCATATCGATGAGGAACCCTCTTTGTTGAGAAAAAGCACCAGATGTTCATTAAACATGTCCATATCTTGGATGAAAACGTCTTCACTGGGTTCTATAATATTCTGCAGAGAAAGCTTGCAGATGATTAAAAACCAAAAACTGAAAATAGATGTTCTTGAATCAACATGTGTTCATGTAATTCAATTTTGCACTTGCCCAGGTAGAAAAGTTAAGTAGCCAAATAACCAACATATCATAATTATGCAGGCAGATAACAAGCATGTAGCCTCAAATAACAAGCAAAACGACTAGCTGGAATGAGGTACACAGCAAAAATACAAATCCTTCATCAGCCTAAAATCCATGTGAAAGAAATGTCAAAATAAAGTATCCACTAGATAGAATGCTTTTGGAGAACAGTTTGAAAGCTGTATATTCGTGCATGTATAAATGTTTTATCAGCAGCGGCAGCCCCTAGAATCAATACTTGAGGAAAGAAGACATACCTGCAAACAAGTTGACTGCAAGTTCTCAACAGGGCATCTAGCCAAATAATACTCTCCACTCAAAGGTGATTCCTCACCAGCATTTGGAGAATTAGTGAGAACATAGAAAAAGCCATGATGATGTTCAAGAAAGTATTGCACACCAGACGCACGCTTACAAAATCTTTGAATACCGGTCTGCAAATTGGTTGCATTGATGACATAAACCTGCAATAAGACAATGAGCAAAACTAAGAATACATTTTCACCAATACAAAGAAGTATCTATGCCGTGATAGGGGTAAATTTCTTGCCTCGGATGAAGTTCTTGAATTAGAATTCACAGTAATAAACTTTCCATCTTTTGTACTTGCTATATCCACACAGAAACTGGAATCATTTTCTACAAACAATGGGACATTATGAACCGAATCTGATCCCAATTTTACACAATGTACCCTGGCATCATAATGTTTAAGTTATAACACATCTGAATATCCAATTTAAAATAGTAATCAACTAATCATAGTAAGGAGAATTGCCTGTAAGGGCGTTGGTTCTGGTCGGATAATGTATAGAAGAAAGTACAAGAATCTTGAGCCCATTCCACACTGACAACCCCTTCAACTCTCAGGGTTGGCAGAACGCAGTCATTTTGGAGGTCTTTAATATGAAGCACAAACTGCTCACTACCAGTAACATCAATTGTGTAAGCAAGATAATTATGGTCTGGAGACACTCGACATGTACCCACATGCACATATCCTACAAAAAACAAgaacaaattaaaacataatgGAAACGCTATCTTTAAAACTAACAACACCTAAAACAATGACCTATGATTTTTCATGCATATCATGAAGCCTATAAGAATATTCTCCTTTTCTCTTGAATTTTAACATTCCATTGTCCTGTTAAactcaataaatatgatatggATATTTTTTCAGAGTGGATTCAGTCATTAAATCAATACACAAAGATAGAAAATTGTTTATAAGTGcttgaaaaagaaacaagaagagCAAAAAGAGTCTGTTAaaagaataatatgaaaatgatatacCATATCTTTCCGCAATTTCATTCCAGTCAAGCAGTATTTGTTCCTTCCCAGCAACGCTGATCACATAACTTGATACAGTCTTCACCCAACCTTTGCTCTCAGCAGCCAGTTCCCTACATAATACTGGAAACTCCTTCCCTTCTGGAATGTACTGGTAGTATAACCTGTTGACAACCCAAAAAACAGACCAATAGTTAACCAACAAAGAAAGAATTCACGTGGCAAGTAGATTCTCAAACAGAATTTAGAATCAATGATCATACCAAAGCATACGCTAAACCAAATGCAGCCTGTAGCATTTAGATCATTTCACGAAAGACCCTTATTTATTCTTCAGAACATATGGAACATACTTCAAGACATTATTAACAACTCCTTACTTCACACAACAGTTACACTAATTCTTAATCTGATTAGCCTATTCTATTGCATAACTCAATCATTAAGTATTTGCAGATTTAATGCAGATTGTACATGATGTATAAGGCTTAACATGGACTTAAATTtagttcataaaaaaaaatagtctgATTAGTCTCATTTTGATTAAAGTGGTTTCTTTTCTACCAAATTTATAACTCTCTTCTCTAATTCAAATAGAATGACTTAACTCGActtcacaaaagaaaaaatgaaaagttgaCAGTTTGAATTCTTTAGTAATCATGCAAGAAACATATGAAAGAGATTATTTTTATGCGAACTAAACAAAAGTGAACAACAACGTTTGATACGTGGGAATATAAaatgcataatacataaacatacatTCAAACTTAGCATCAGCTTACAAGTAAGCACTCCAACTTTGAGAGTCTCCAACTTTGAGAGTGCACATCTAGACACCTTAACTTGGTCTCAACTTAAACGGAAACACTCCAACTCATCCCCATTGTATCTGTTGGACGCCCGACACTGACATGACACATACATTGAACATGTCTTGATCACTTTGTAAGTTGGAGCGTTCAACCAACATAACGGAGGCGAGTCTAAATATTTCATTACAAACTTATACTTAAAACACTATTGAATTCAATCATTTCCCCACATTTTCATACTAAAGCATGCatataaaaaagttgaaaatttgaGTTGATAGACAAACCAAGGACCCCATAGTTCAGGTGGAGTAGAAATCTTGGAAGGCATTCTACTAATCATTTCAGAAAACAAACTCTTTTGCATTTTCTCAGTATCCTTCATAAAAGACTGAGCATACAAATTTTCTTGCTGAAGATAGTTGATGAAATCAGGGTCGTTGGTTTTGCGCATCCAATGGTAAGGATCATTCCACGTAACCCCATGAGCAGAAACAGTAAAAGGAAGCTTTTTTGCCATTGGTGGAGAAGTAATTTGAGGTGAAATTTTTTGGTGATGATTCTTGATTAGTGTGGAGAAAAGGGTAAATTTTGTGATGGAGAATGAGTTTCGagaaaagggtattttggtcctTTTGATTGAGATGAAAGCTGAGGAAGCCATTGTTAACGGCGGAGGAGCAGTGTGATTCCGGCGAACGGAATTCGCCGGCGGCGAGGGTAGGGTGGagctaaaaagtgaaaaagtcAAGTTGGTCCTTGTAGTTTTGGAGTGTTTCAATTTGGGAAACTATTTaatgtttagttatttttaatgcataaataaatatattaattataaagcgtcaaaaaaaaaatttagaaatatttatcGATTTGAATTTCATGAATCGTACCTGAAGTTTGTATCGATAAAGGTTTGAAACCTATATACaacttatgaaatttaaaattttagtaagATTTTgcacttaaattttaaaagtgatATAAGTTTCATTCTAATGAATTTTTAATAGAGTTTTGGAACTTCAACAAAATTTTACACTTGAATATGAAACTTTATATGATGAATCTTACTAAAATATAATGCAACAGTAACGATCTAGACTGTAACGAAATAGTTGAGATTCTTTTATCCTTAATCAAAAGTATCGAATTTGAGCTcgtgaaaatgaaaaaaaagtctTGTTAAAAAGTACTTGAGAGCATCACCcggaaaagataaaaaagagCCACACAAATGTGTTAgaataaaaaagtaattttgataaaaatgttGATGCCCAGGATCGAACTGGGGACCTTCAGTGTGTAAGACTGACGTGATAACCACTACACCACACCAACTTCATGCCaataaaatttcaacttttcttatttatattataaacttatataacaaacaaaaaacatgaaaattataataataattttatagatgtaaataaaagaaattatcacGCAAACTTAGATTTTTATGCATCTTCTAAATCAAATGTGTCTTCGTATTGTATCTTGACTAaattctacccctttttagcctacgttgcactggtttgaaaaaaaagtcaaccagcgttgggcccacaagatagtgtcacgtaggccgaaaaggggtaaaaaaattacttataaaataagttcgggggagtaataggaccttagtatagtataagtgtgtctctaggatttcgggcatagattgagggggtacttgtgcattatccctaaggtcctattaccctcctgaacttattttataagtaattttctacccctttttagcctacgtggcactggtttgaaaaaaaagtcaaccagcgttgggcccacaagatagtgccacgtaggctgaaaaggggtaaaaaattattaataaaataagttcaggggggtaataggaccttagtatagtataagtgtgtctctgggatttcgggcataggttgagggggtacttgggcattatccctattatttaaagtaaaaatttaaagaatcccatagtgtaattcaataatttcattttgtcccgacaaatttagtatttacaaaaaatcccttaaatttgttgagccgtgatactttagactttagtgatacatggtaattttaaactgttgagaaaaaaaaggggaaaaaacagTACAGTTAATGTTGTTAATAAAACAACTAAATTTACGGTAACATATCATTAATCAGCATAAAATCAGcacttaattggatattaatttcaaattttgaaaaacaaagattatgtcatctattttgaaaacaatttttttgaacaatctgttaaatttcgaactacaataattttattgttgttacagtggatttttcaagatgaatacttcgattttgatgagacattccggaatttgggtgaacgaattgcagtatgaaagttacaaaatcaatggaatcgttgttggagatttaatttcatatctaatacatgtatgagaaacattgactaaacaatatacacactgattctatatgtatcatcaagtacaGTTAATGAcgcatttattaaacttagtgaatgatacattataataattttcaaacatgtatcagtacatcaactaaacaactaataccttaatgatacatgatatcagttttcagaaattcatactatatgcaaaacatgtgatacatatctactacatgtatcagtgaaTTGACTAAACACTgtacacactgattctatatgtatcatcaagcacagttgatgacgcatttacgaaacttattgaatgatacattacaacaattttcaaaacttcatgatacatataaaatattatgatacacaacaaattcatgtatcaattcacctataaaacactatacacacttatTCAAATGTATCGGCAAGCACACtagattccttaaaatttttactaatttcaacaacagttttaagtaccaaaatactaacccgagacaatgtaggcctaacaacaatgtttgctgcttcttttttctttttttttgttgtattttgacaacctttgattttgatttttcgccagagtctttgtttgaatccttctaaagattcataggatcatgaaaaaactttttcctattttctttccaatgtGGGAATTTATCATAATAGAGCTAAAGAATGAAAGTGAGG
This DNA window, taken from Solanum lycopersicum chromosome 5, SLM_r2.1, encodes the following:
- the LOC101259045 gene encoding uncharacterized protein isoform X1, with amino-acid sequence MASSAFISIKRTKIPFSRNSFSITKFTLFSTLIKNHHQKISPQITSPPMAKKLPFTVSAHGVTWNDPYHWMRKTNDPDFINYLQQENLYAQSFMKDTEKMQKSLFSEMISRMPSKISTPPELWGPWLYYQYIPEGKEFPVLCRELAAESKGWVKTVSSYVISVAGKEQILLDWNEIAERYGYVHVGTCRVSPDHNYLAYTIDVTGSEQFVLHIKDLQNDCVLPTLRVEGVVSVEWAQDSCTFFYTLSDQNQRPYRVHCVKLGSDSVHNVPLFVENDSSFCVDIASTKDGKFITVNSNSRTSSEVYVINATNLQTGIQRFCKRASGVQYFLEHHHGFFYVLTNSPNAGEESPLSGEYYLARCPVENLQSTCLQNIIEPSEDVFIQDMDMFNEHLVLFLNKEGSSSICSVDMRTIINCKEQMKIDELNPWFFPLPSDMCTIAPGSNHDFTRSVYRAVVSSPVMPDVIVDYDMSRRTFSVIHQEEVINHNTKYLSNNGERSRNEFLGTPLKKEHNIQNNGVQRWSDFAEIYSCQEKQVISHDGKRIPLTILFSLKAHKKGQSPGLLHGYGAYGEVLDKSWCVDRLSLLDRGWVIAFADVRGGGGGPDPSWHKSGSGMNKLNSVSDFISCGKYLVSEGYVHQHRLGAVGVSAGSLLVAAAINMHPELFQAAILKVPFLDVCSSLLDPTLPLTVLDYEEFGNPQLHAHFEYILKYSPYDNIPEGVCCPPMLVKASLNDSRVGVWEAAKWVAKIRDKTCTRCSSSVILQTNMSGGHFGEGGRFGQCEEAAHEYAFLMKVLGES
- the LOC101259045 gene encoding uncharacterized protein isoform X2, whose amino-acid sequence is MCTLKVGDSQSWSAYLLYYQYIPEGKEFPVLCRELAAESKGWVKTVSSYVISVAGKEQILLDWNEIAERYGYVHVGTCRVSPDHNYLAYTIDVTGSEQFVLHIKDLQNDCVLPTLRVEGVVSVEWAQDSCTFFYTLSDQNQRPYRVHCVKLGSDSVHNVPLFVENDSSFCVDIASTKDGKFITVNSNSRTSSEVYVINATNLQTGIQRFCKRASGVQYFLEHHHGFFYVLTNSPNAGEESPLSGEYYLARCPVENLQSTCLQNIIEPSEDVFIQDMDMFNEHLVLFLNKEGSSSICSVDMRTIINCKEQMKIDELNPWFFPLPSDMCTIAPGSNHDFTRSVYRAVVSSPVMPDVIVDYDMSRRTFSVIHQEEVINHNTKYLSNNGERSRNEFLGTPLKKEHNIQNNGVQRWSDFAEIYSCQEKQVISHDGKRIPLTILFSLKAHKKGQSPGLLHGYGAYGEVLDKSWCVDRLSLLDRGWVIAFADVRGGGGGPDPSWHKSGSGMNKLNSVSDFISCGKYLVSEGYVHQHRLGAVGVSAGSLLVAAAINMHPELFQAAILKVPFLDVCSSLLDPTLPLTVLDYEEFGNPQLHAHFEYILKYSPYDNIPEGVCCPPMLVKASLNDSRVGVWEAAKWVAKIRDKTCTRCSSSVILQTNMSGGHFGEGGRFGQCEEAAHEYAFLMKVLGES
- the LOC101259045 gene encoding uncharacterized protein isoform X3; this translates as MLYYQYIPEGKEFPVLCRELAAESKGWVKTVSSYVISVAGKEQILLDWNEIAERYGYVHVGTCRVSPDHNYLAYTIDVTGSEQFVLHIKDLQNDCVLPTLRVEGVVSVEWAQDSCTFFYTLSDQNQRPYRVHCVKLGSDSVHNVPLFVENDSSFCVDIASTKDGKFITVNSNSRTSSEVYVINATNLQTGIQRFCKRASGVQYFLEHHHGFFYVLTNSPNAGEESPLSGEYYLARCPVENLQSTCLQNIIEPSEDVFIQDMDMFNEHLVLFLNKEGSSSICSVDMRTIINCKEQMKIDELNPWFFPLPSDMCTIAPGSNHDFTRSVYRAVVSSPVMPDVIVDYDMSRRTFSVIHQEEVINHNTKYLSNNGERSRNEFLGTPLKKEHNIQNNGVQRWSDFAEIYSCQEKQVISHDGKRIPLTILFSLKAHKKGQSPGLLHGYGAYGEVLDKSWCVDRLSLLDRGWVIAFADVRGGGGGPDPSWHKSGSGMNKLNSVSDFISCGKYLVSEGYVHQHRLGAVGVSAGSLLVAAAINMHPELFQAAILKVPFLDVCSSLLDPTLPLTVLDYEEFGNPQLHAHFEYILKYSPYDNIPEGVCCPPMLVKASLNDSRVGVWEAAKWVAKIRDKTCTRCSSSVILQTNMSGGHFGEGGRFGQCEEAAHEYAFLMKVLGES